Proteins from a single region of Oncorhynchus nerka isolate Pitt River linkage group LG18, Oner_Uvic_2.0, whole genome shotgun sequence:
- the LOC115115071 gene encoding ankyrin repeat and SOCS box protein 5-like yields MPEVPSAESSSEQQPENTSRKRTLENTDDYTAKNKPRCWGILTSQGSWADRSPLHEAACHGRLLALRTLLSQGYNANIPTIDHVTPLHEACLSDHASCAKALVAAGANVNATTIDGVTPLFNACSAGSATCTEVLLENGAKPQSEMCQPSPIHEASSKGRSACLEALITWGADVDYDIPHLGTPLYIACISSGLQCTQKLLEGGANVQKGRFLESPLHAAAQKDCTEIINVLLEFGANINAKNLELKRPVESAPPNSSAEETLLLYEATPQSLCQLYRLSVRDYMGRSRLHLIPQLHLPNPLKRFLQYR; encoded by the exons ATGCCTGAAGTTCCGTCTGCAGAGAGCTCGAGCGAGCAGCAGCCAGAAAACACGTCGAGGAAAAGAACGTTAGAGAACACAGATGATTACACCGCAAAAAATAAACCACGCTGTTGGGGTATTTTAACTAGCCAAG gGTCATGGGCGGACCGGTCCCCTCTCCACGAGGCAGCGTGTCATGGCCGTCTCCTGGCCCTCAGGACCCTACTCTCACAG GGTTACAACGCAAACATCCCTACCATAGACCATGTGACGCCGTTGCATGAGGCTTGCCTGTCAGACCACGCGTCGTGCGCCAAGGCGCTCGTCGCAGCTGGTGCCAAT GTAAATGCCACCACCATTGATGGGGTGACGCCACTGTTCAATGCCTGCTCAGCGGGCAGTGCCACCTGTACAGAGGTACTGCTGGAAAACGGTGCCAAGCCCCAGTCAGAGATGTGCCAGCCCTCGCCCATACACGAAGCCTCCAGCAAAG gcaGAAGTGCTTGTCTGGAGGCACTGATCACATGGGGAGCAGACGTGGACTATGATATTCCTCACCTGGGAACCCCCCTGTACATCGCCTGCATCTCCTCAGGACTCCAGTGCACACAGAAACTCCTCGAAGGAG GGGCCAATGTGCAGAAGGGCAGGTTCCTGGAGAGCCCGCTCCATGCAGCAGCTCAGAAGGACTGTACTGAGATCATCAATGTGTTGTTAGAGTTTGGAGCGAACATTAACGCTAAAAACCTAGAGCTGAAGAGACCGGTGGAGTCAGCCCCACCTAACAGCTCAGCAGAGGAGACGTTACTGCTGTATGAAG caacACCTCAGTCACTATGTCAACTGTATCGTCTCAGTGTTAGAGATTATATGGGTCGATCTCGACTACACCTCATCCCTCAGTTACACCTCCCCAACCCTCTCAAACGCTTCCTCCAGTACAGATAG
- the LOC115115072 gene encoding signal peptidase complex subunit 3 codes for MNTVLSRANSLFAFSLSVMAALTFGCFITTAFKDRRVPVDIHVSRVMLKNVDDFTGPRERSDLGFITFDLSADIKPIFDWNVKQLFLYLSAEYATKSNALNQVVLWDKIVLRGESTKLNLRDMKSKYFFFDDGNGLRANKNITLTLSWNVVPNAGILPLVMGSGHMSVPFPESYETTKSY; via the exons ATGAATACAGTGTTGTCGAGGGCAAATTCCCTCTTCGCCTTTTCGCTCAGCGTGATGGCAGCTTTGACGTTTGGCTGTTTTATCACGACAGCGTTCAAAGACCGGAGGGTGCCGGTGGATATCCACGTCTCGAGAGTAATGCT GAAAAACGTGGATGACTTCACAGGACCCAGGGAGAGAAGTGACCTGGGGTTCATCACCTTTGACCTCTCTGCTGACATAAAGCCCATATTTGACTGGAACGTCAAGCAGCTCTTCCTCTACTTGTCTGCCGAGTACGCCACCAAGAGCAAC GCCCTGAACCAGGTGGTTCTGTGGGATAAGAtcgtgctgagaggagagagcaccAAGCTCAACCTCAGAGACATGAAGTCCAAGTACTTCTTCTTCGATGACGGAAACGGACTTCG GGCGAACAAAAACATCACCCTGACACTGTCCTGGAACGTGGTGCCCAACGCTGGGATCCTGCCCTTGGTCATGGGCTCTGGCCACATGTCTGTCCCCTTCCCCGAATCATACGAGACCACCAAGAGCTACTAA